The DNA segment GGTACTAAATAGGGTTGCTAGCCAAGAATAAAAAAATGATTTAAAAATTTTACTAAACACGTATGTTTATTGATAGATGTAGGATTCGTTTGCTATTTATTTTAATGGAAAAATAGATACAGCACTTTGCGCGACTAACTGGTACAGTAGCAACAGTGAGAAAAGTAGTTTTGGAGTTGCTGACTTGAGCATAAGAGAACTCCTAGTGACAACAGTTGTACTACTGCCAAAATATTTTTTGGTGAAAACTTGCGGATAAATGCTTTGAGTTGCCACCAGAGATGTTCTATGGGGTTAAATTCAGGTGAATAAGGTGATAAATAAACTACCCTTGCGCCTACGGACTCGATCATTTCAATAATCCCCTTCATTTTATGTGCTTTGAGATTATCCATGACCACTACTGCCCCTTTCCACAATTTCGGTAATAGCTCTTGTTCCACAAATTTTTTGAAGTCTTCTCCATTCATTGATGGCCCTAATGTTTTGAGGGAGAGGATTGATTTGTTAGTAATAGCCCCCACTACGGTAACTCTGCTTCCACGGTAAAATGGTTTGACATCATAAACTCTGTCTCCCTTTTTACTTCTGCCCATTCCTCTCGTTAATCCGAGTAATACGCCCATTTCATCTACAAAAACTAGGTCATCTGCAACAATATCTCGGACGCTTTCCCAGTAAGAAAGCCTTTTATTTTGTGTAATTTCTGTTCCTGCTTGACTACTTCGTACTGTTTTTTTTGAGGGTGAGCTTCTGTTTCTGAAGAAATCTGCACATTGCACTCTCACTTAACCTTACCCCTGTCTTTTCTTCCCAATACTCACAGTATTCGGCTAGGGTATAGTCTAGATGTTCTGCTACCATTTGCTCTATCTGTTGTTCATAACCAGATACTTGGCTTGGTTTTCCTCCTGTCGCTACACTTGGCTCTAGCGTCCCTTTTTCTCGTTTTCGCTTCACGAGGTTTTGTACTGTATTTTTACTTACCTTGAATCTTTCTGCTACTTTGCGAATAGATGTATTTCCCGCTTCGTAAACGCTAATAATTTTTGAGCGCAGGTCTACTGAGTAGGGTTTCATCTGATTTTTTACTTTTATCTTCTCAACTACTGTACCAAACCGTTAGACAAAGTGCTGTAATCACTAACATAGAAGCTGGTAATTTTCCCCTTATGTTAGTGATTTACTTGCCATAAATCCCTAAGCAACAACGAGAATATCTGCATTGGTCAAGGACAGTCCAGTATTGAGGGTAGCAAATTGAACTTTAGCGATCGCACCCGTGCCATCCTGATCAAAGAAGAGAGCGCCGTTGTTTCGGTCGTAGAGGAATCGGTGGCTAGCAGTAGTGGCGGCTGAACCTAGTAAAAACTGACTAGATGCGATCGCCGCACCTACAACCAACCCGCCACCAAAGCCAGCCGCAGAGACAACAATAGTGTCATCAACCACGTTAAAATCGGTAATTCTGTCGATACCTTCACTACGAGAATTGAATGTAAAGCGATCGCGTCCTACACCCCCTGTTAGTGTATCGTTACCAGTACCACCAACGAGGATGTCATTACCGTTACCACCAAGGAGAGTATCAACACCTGCACTACCATTAAGAGTATCATTGCCATCTCCACCATTTAGGGTATTGTTGCCACTGTTACCTGTAATGACGTTGTTAAGACGGTTACCTGTACCATTGATTGCAGATGTACCTGTGAGAGTCAAATTCTCTAAACTATTGCCTAATGTATAGCTGATAGATGACTGAACTAAGTCTGTACCTTGGTTGGCATTTTCCAAAACGTAGTCGCCTATACTATCAACAATGTAGGTGTCGTTACCTCCGCCACCAAGCATCGTATCATTGCCTGTACCACCATTGAGAATGTCATTACCATTGCCAGCAATCAGGAAATCATTACCAGCATCGCCATTGAGGGTATTATTGCCACTGTTGCCAGTGATCGTATTGTTGAGACTGTTACCTGTACCGTTGATTGCACCCGTACCAGTCAGAGTCAAATTTTCTACATTCGCGCCCAGAGTATAAGTAACAGATGACTGAACTGTGTCTATACCTTCGTTAGCGTTTTCCGTAACGATATCCCCAGTGCTATTGACTATATATGTGTCGTTACCTCTACCACCCCTGAGCGTATCGTTACCTACTCCGCCATCGAGAGTATCATTACCCCTACCACCATGCAAAACGTTAGCAGCACTATTACCGATAATTGTGTCATTACCATCACCACCAAAAGCATTTTCGATTGTAGTTCCCGTACTGATAGTTAAGACGGTTCCATTGAGGATACTTGTAGACCCTGGATTTAGGTTGAGGTAAGAGTCAGCAGTAATCGCCGCCGCATTAATCGTGTCAGTACCTGAACTATCGGTTAGTGTCGTTGAGCCATAAAAACCATACTCATTGGTGTAGAAATAAGTGTCATTGATAGTATCAGCATCGCCGTATAAATTTAATTTCCAACTATTAAAAATGCCGATATCTGAGGGGCCTAAATCTTGTATTGTCAGTGTCCAATTGCCAGCGCTGGTTTCTCCCCAGTGTTGCGTACTGGAGAGTTTAAACACAATATTGTCTCCCTCATCTTCCTTATTACCAGGTTGATGAACCAAAACACTCTGAACCCCACTCGGAGAAGTCAGGTAAACAACTATATCACCCCGATAAGGATGAGTCAGATTAAGTTCTACTTCTACCCAGTCAATTTCTAAGCCAGCCGCCACCGTAAAAGTGTGACTAATTCCTGCCTCATCGTTATCAGGAACAGTCAAACCTAGATTACCTGAACTGTAAGAAAGAGACTGCTCGTTGTTGAATCGGCTCTGTTTTTGCCAAGTCTCAGCCAAACGCACAGCAGCAAGCGCATCTACCAAACCGAACCCATAATCATGGCTGACGTGTAAACCCCCACCATTAAAATTGTTAGCACCGTTAATTTGCCAAATGTAATTTCCCCCTACGTTATAGAAATCATTCTGGCGGGCGGAATAGGCGAGAATTTCTTGTATGTCTCGATAACCTAAATTCCGATTGGCTTCCAGCATTAAGGCGACTACCCCAGAAACTTCAGGTGCTGCTGCTGAAGTGCCGTTAAACTCGTAGTTATAGTCTCCTAAACTAGAACCTTCTGATCCTCTACGGTCTGTAGTCACAATACTACCAGGAACCCCACTGCCAAAAGCTGAAACTAGAATAGAAGCCCCTGGAGTGCTATAAAAGGAAGCTGTACCATCATATTCAAGCGCTGCTACCGAAATGACGTGGCGAGAGTTGGAAAAGTTGGAATAATTGGTATTTAAACCCTCTTCTCTGGAATTTCCAGCTGACCAGACAATTGCAGTCCCTAATCCATTGCGTCCAAACTGGACAGCATCCCGAATAGCTTGAACTACTGGAGCATATCCAGGATTAAGAAAATCAGCCCCAAAAATTGATGTGCTACCCCAACTATTATTAGCGACATCCACATTGCGTAGGCGCTGCAATGCCCGAATCATACTATCAGAATTGTTGTAACTAAATCGGAAGGAAGCTAAGGTTGAACCATAAGCTACACCCACCCCACCAATACCATTTCCCGCAGCTGCACCAATCACACCCGCAACAGAAGTAGCATGACCGCTTTCTCCAGCTAGAGGGTAAGGATTACCACCGTTGGTAACGCCATCATAATCAATAGCAGTATTGTAATTGGGAGCTAAATCAGGATGAGTGTATTCAACACCACCCCCTTCAAATACACCAACCGTCACACCCCTCCCGGTATAGTCATCCCAAACATCGACTACATTGAGGTCAAGACCACGAGTACCAGTAAACCAATCGTAGTTGTATAAATGCCATTGATACTGAAATAAAGGATCAGAAGGAAAAGTAGGCATAATCTTATGTTTTTATTTTGACCATTTAACCCTGCATAATTTTACAGAGTACGAAATGAACAAGAATTAGTCGTTTATGCTTTATGCAGTCTTAAATGCAGGATTGAGTATCGATGTATGCAACATCATGTATGCAGAGTTGCAGAAAACTGCATTCTTTATGAGCGTAAATGGATTCATCAGGTTGCTACACCTGGACATACAATATTTGTAACGCTCCTTTACAACTGCTTCAGCCAAATCATAGCGATCGCCTAAACTTAGACTGGAGCGGTAATATTTCCTCGGCGATCGCTCAGGAATTTTCACTTAACAAACCTTATATAAGATTTGCCTGAGAGCAAAATTGTGATTAAACAAGATTATTTAAACTGGTATTTCACCTTAAGCTTATTAGTCAGCCTGACTTTAACAACAAATGCGAAAACCTTGGCACAAGTCACCGCCGACCAAACATTAGGAACACAAGTTACAGATATTGGCTTAAGTTATTTTGTTCAAGGTGGTACAACAGTTGGTAACACTAATTTATTCCACAGTTTTGGTAGTTTCAATGTTCCTAATGATGGTGCAGCAATTTTTATCAACGACCCCAGTTTAACTAATATCTTTGCACGAGTAACTGGTGGCACAGTTTCCGATATTCAAGGCAGAATAGGAACTCAAGGTACTGCTAATTTATATTTAATCAATCCTAATGGCATTATTTTTGGTACAAATGCTAGTTTAAATATCGGTGGTTCTTTTGTTGCTACCACTGCTAATACTATTCAATTTCCTGGTGGTGCTGAATTTTCTCTAACTTCACCAGTTACATCAACAAACACACTACTAAGTGTCAACCCTACAGCATTTTTATTTAATCAAATTGCGAATCAGGGTACAAACTCCATTGAAAATCGCGGTTATTTAGCAGTTCCTAATAATAAGAGTTTAATCTTACTTGGTGGTAATATTGCACCCACATCTAACGCCACTGGAAAAATTTTAATCGATGGTGGAGTGGTTCAGGCATTAAATGGTAGGGTAGAAATTGGTGGATTAGTTGAACCTGGTTTTATAGGAATTAATGTTGATGGCAACCAATTAAGCCTAACTTTTCCTGATAGTGTAGCAAAAACAGATATTTCATCGATTAATAATGGTACCGTTTTTACTTCTGGTGCTGGTGGTGGTGATATTGTAGTTAATGCTGATAACTTGAGCTTACTAAATTATGGTGCTTTTTTTACAGGCATACTTAATAACCAAGGAAACGCGGAAACTCAAGCAGGTGATATCTCAATTAATGCTACAGGCATTGTCACTGTTGCTCAAAATAGTATTATCTCCAATTCCTCTTTGGGAATTGGAGATAGTGGAAAAATCAACATTGTTGCTCAATCACTGCAAATCATTGATAATAGCTCAGTTCAATCATTTTCATTACAAGGTAATTCAGGAACAGTTAATGTTAAAGTGGATGATACGGTTTCCCTATTAAGCGGCCAAATTAGCAGTAGTGTTCGGCCAAGAGGTGCCTCTGCCTCTTCTTTACAGTCAAATTTATTAGGTACACCGACTAGGGGGAAAAGTGGTGGTATTAATATCCAGGCGCGCAGTCTTTTAGCAGTAGATAGTAGTGCGATAAGTGCAAGCAACTTTTTGGCAGATGATTCTGGAGATATTAAAATTCAAGCTACTGATGCGGTTATTTTGAATAACAGATCAACTATATCTTCAAGTGCTTTTGGCCAAGGGAAATCAGGTAATTTATCCATTAATACTAATTGGTTAAATATAATCAATAATTCTCAAATAACAGCTAATACCTTAGGAACTGGAAATGCTGGTGATATTAATATCATTGCTCTTGATATTAATATAGATAAATCTTTGATTACCGGAAGTACATCCTCTTTTTTAAACACTATCGTTAATTTAGGGAATGCTGGAAATATTAATATTCAAACGGCACGAATTAATCTAACTAATAGTGGCTTCATTATATCTACTTCTGGCAGACCAGAACAGAAAGAAACAAGTGGTTTTGGTGGTAATATTAATATTACAGCCACTGAATTAATAGAAATAGATCCAAAAGGTGCGACAGATATAATCACAGGTTTTAGTACCAGAACTTTTAGTGGTAGCCGTGCTGGTGACATAACGCTAAATACCAAAAATTTGATTGTGAGAAATGGCGGTGTTATCATGGCAGATGCTGCTAATAATTTAGGAGGAAACGCGGGAAACATTAATATCAATGCCTCCGATACTGTTAAGCTCATTAGCTCTCTAGGAAATTCTTATAGTAGAATTTTTACGGGTGTTGTATCTTCTGATAATAATGTGATGAATGCGGGTAATGGTGGGGAGTTAAATATTACCACTGGAAAATTACAGCTAACAAATGGCGTTATATCAGCAGCAACATTAGGTCAAGGTCATGCAGGTAATATTACTATATCTAGTAATGATGAGATAGTTCTTGATAGTGGGTTAATATTTAGTCAAGTTGATGCTGGTGCAGTTGGGAATGGGGGAGATATTAATATTCAGACACCAAGACTAACTTTAACTAATGGTAGTCAAGTTGATGCTAGTATTCGGCGTGGAGGAATAGGCAAAGGTGGAACTATTCGCATTGATGCAGCCGATTCTGTAATTATTTCCGGACGGGATGCAGACGGTTTTGCTAGCTTATTAGCAGCTGGCAATGAAGGAGGAAGTATTGGTCAACCAGGAGACATTATTGCTAATACAGATTATTTTCTCATAGAAAAAGATGCTTTCCTGAATACAGGAACCTTTAACTCCAGTAACGGAGGTAGTGTTACCATTAATACTCGTATCTTTGAGGCTTTGACTGGTGGACGAATTTTTTCCAGCACTAGTAGTAGTGGCAAAGCAGGCGACATTATTATTAATGCTACAGATAGTATAACCGTCTCTGGGGTAAGTCCAGAAACTAGAAATAATGCTGCGATCGTTGCAGGAACACTTATAGACTCCACTGGTAATGGAGGAAAAATATCCTTATCCACTACTAATTTTAATTTAAGTAACGAGGCTGGAGTTTTCACACGCAGTCAGGGACGAGGCATTGCAGGGGACATCAACATCACTGCTAGAGGCAATTTGAATGTTAATAATGCTTTTATCAGCGCACGAGCTGAACAGGCTGGTGGTGGAAATATCGATATCATCACTAAAAATGTTAACCTACGCAATCACAGTGATATCCGCACAGATTTATCTATAGGTGAAGGTAGAGGTGGTAATATTTCCCTCACAGCAGATATCATCATTGCCTTAGAAGATAGCGATATTCTCGCCTTTGCACCGGAGGGACAAGGTGGGGATATTAAATTTAATACCCGCGCTGTATTTAGCGATTCGCTCTACAACTCCAGACAAACAGCATCTGATAGAAATAGTCTTCAGTCACTAGTGAGTAATAGTAGTTCCGATATTAACGCTACAGGGACAATCTCTGGCAAGATTATTGGTGTACCTGATATTAGCTCTATCCAAAACGGACTCACAGAATTACAAGCTAATCCCATTGATACTACAGTACTTATTGCTAATAGTTGCATTGCTCGTAGTCGTAGACAAGAAGGGACTTTTATTATTACGGGGACTGGTGGTTTACCAACTCGTCCTGGTGAGGCCGTGAATTCCAGCTACCCCACAGGTGATGTGCAGAGTGTCACTCATCAGAGTACGGCTAGTTTGTGGAAAAAAGGTGACCTGATTATTGAACCGCAAGGAGTGTATAAGCTGGCGAATGGAGATGTGGTGATGAGTCGTGAGTGTCATTGAACAAATGTTTAAAAGCAAAGCTTATGATTAAACAAAAAAATTTTAATTGGGTTTTTTACTTAGGTTTATTATTCAGCGTAGGTGTAACAACAAATAACCAAACCTTGGCACAAGTCACAGCCGACCAAACATTAGGAACACAAGTTGTAGATATTAATTTAAACTCCTTTATTTTAGGTGGTGCAACAGTTGATAACACTAATTTATTTCACAGTTTTGGTAGTTTCAATGTTCCTAGTGGTGGTGCAGCAATTTTTATCAACGACCCCAGTTTAACTAATATCTTTGCACGAGTAACTGGTGGCACAGCTTCCGATATTCAAGGCAGAATAGGAACTCAAG comes from the Nostoc sp. PCC 7120 = FACHB-418 genome and includes:
- a CDS encoding helix-turn-helix domain-containing protein; protein product: MKPYSVDLRSKIISVYEAGNTSIRKVAERFKVSKNTVQNLVKRKREKGTLEPSVATGGKPSQVSGYEQQIEQMVAEHLDYTLAEYCEYWEEKTGVRLSESAMCRFLQKQKLTLKKNSTK
- a CDS encoding IS630 family transposase yields the protein MRVQCADFFRNRSSPSKKTVRSSQAGTEITQNKRLSYWESVRDIVADDLVFVDEMGVLLGLTRGMGRSKKGDRVYDVKPFYRGSRVTVVGAITNKSILSLKTLGPSMNGEDFKKFVEQELLPKLWKGAVVVMDNLKAHKMKGIIEMIESVGARVVYLSPYSPEFNPIEHLWWQLKAFIRKFSPKNILAVVQLLSLGVLLCSSQQLQNYFSHCCYCTS
- a CDS encoding filamentous hemagglutinin N-terminal domain-containing protein gives rise to the protein MIKQDYLNWYFTLSLLVSLTLTTNAKTLAQVTADQTLGTQVTDIGLSYFVQGGTTVGNTNLFHSFGSFNVPNDGAAIFINDPSLTNIFARVTGGTVSDIQGRIGTQGTANLYLINPNGIIFGTNASLNIGGSFVATTANTIQFPGGAEFSLTSPVTSTNTLLSVNPTAFLFNQIANQGTNSIENRGYLAVPNNKSLILLGGNIAPTSNATGKILIDGGVVQALNGRVEIGGLVEPGFIGINVDGNQLSLTFPDSVAKTDISSINNGTVFTSGAGGGDIVVNADNLSLLNYGAFFTGILNNQGNAETQAGDISINATGIVTVAQNSIISNSSLGIGDSGKINIVAQSLQIIDNSSVQSFSLQGNSGTVNVKVDDTVSLLSGQISSSVRPRGASASSLQSNLLGTPTRGKSGGINIQARSLLAVDSSAISASNFLADDSGDIKIQATDAVILNNRSTISSSAFGQGKSGNLSINTNWLNIINNSQITANTLGTGNAGDINIIALDINIDKSLITGSTSSFLNTIVNLGNAGNINIQTARINLTNSGFIISTSGRPEQKETSGFGGNINITATELIEIDPKGATDIITGFSTRTFSGSRAGDITLNTKNLIVRNGGVIMADAANNLGGNAGNININASDTVKLISSLGNSYSRIFTGVVSSDNNVMNAGNGGELNITTGKLQLTNGVISAATLGQGHAGNITISSNDEIVLDSGLIFSQVDAGAVGNGGDINIQTPRLTLTNGSQVDASIRRGGIGKGGTIRIDAADSVIISGRDADGFASLLAAGNEGGSIGQPGDIIANTDYFLIEKDAFLNTGTFNSSNGGSVTINTRIFEALTGGRIFSSTSSSGKAGDIIINATDSITVSGVSPETRNNAAIVAGTLIDSTGNGGKISLSTTNFNLSNEAGVFTRSQGRGIAGDINITARGNLNVNNAFISARAEQAGGGNIDIITKNVNLRNHSDIRTDLSIGEGRGGNISLTADIIIALEDSDILAFAPEGQGGDIKFNTRAVFSDSLYNSRQTASDRNSLQSLVSNSSSDINATGTISGKIIGVPDISSIQNGLTELQANPIDTTVLIANSCIARSRRQEGTFIITGTGGLPTRPGEAVNSSYPTGDVQSVTHQSTASLWKKGDLIIEPQGVYKLANGDVVMSRECH
- a CDS encoding S8 family serine peptidase; the protein is MPTFPSDPLFQYQWHLYNYDWFTGTRGLDLNVVDVWDDYTGRGVTVGVFEGGGVEYTHPDLAPNYNTAIDYDGVTNGGNPYPLAGESGHATSVAGVIGAAAGNGIGGVGVAYGSTLASFRFSYNNSDSMIRALQRLRNVDVANNSWGSTSIFGADFLNPGYAPVVQAIRDAVQFGRNGLGTAIVWSAGNSREEGLNTNYSNFSNSRHVISVAALEYDGTASFYSTPGASILVSAFGSGVPGSIVTTDRRGSEGSSLGDYNYEFNGTSAAAPEVSGVVALMLEANRNLGYRDIQEILAYSARQNDFYNVGGNYIWQINGANNFNGGGLHVSHDYGFGLVDALAAVRLAETWQKQSRFNNEQSLSYSSGNLGLTVPDNDEAGISHTFTVAAGLEIDWVEVELNLTHPYRGDIVVYLTSPSGVQSVLVHQPGNKEDEGDNIVFKLSSTQHWGETSAGNWTLTIQDLGPSDIGIFNSWKLNLYGDADTINDTYFYTNEYGFYGSTTLTDSSGTDTINAAAITADSYLNLNPGSTSILNGTVLTISTGTTIENAFGGDGNDTIIGNSAANVLHGGRGNDTLDGGVGNDTLRGGRGNDTYIVNSTGDIVTENANEGIDTVQSSVTYTLGANVENLTLTGTGAINGTGNSLNNTITGNSGNNTLNGDAGNDFLIAGNGNDILNGGTGNDTMLGGGGNDTYIVDSIGDYVLENANQGTDLVQSSISYTLGNSLENLTLTGTSAINGTGNRLNNVITGNSGNNTLNGGDGNDTLNGSAGVDTLLGGNGNDILVGGTGNDTLTGGVGRDRFTFNSRSEGIDRITDFNVVDDTIVVSAAGFGGGLVVGAAIASSQFLLGSAATTASHRFLYDRNNGALFFDQDGTGAIAKVQFATLNTGLSLTNADILVVA